The proteins below come from a single Malus sylvestris chromosome 3, drMalSylv7.2, whole genome shotgun sequence genomic window:
- the LOC126615921 gene encoding polycomb group protein FIE1-like isoform X2 — protein MAAKFALGSEPVVGSLAPSKKKEYRVTNRLQEGKRPLYAIVFNFIDSRYFNVFATVSGNRVTVFQCLEGGVIAVLQSYIDEDKDESFYTVSWACNIDGSPLLVAGGINGIMRIIDCGSEKIDKSFVGHGDSINEIRTQPLKSSLVVSASKDESVRLWNVQTGICILIFAGAGGHRNEVLSVDFHPSDIYRIASCGMDNTVKIWSMKEFWTYVEKSFTWTDLPSKFPTKYVQFPVFIASIHTNYVDCNRWLGDFLLSKGTVDILQKYPVPECDIWFIKFSCDFHYNAAAIGNREGKIFVWELQSSPPVLIAKLLHPQSKSPIRQTATSFDGSIILSCCEDGTIWRWDAMESS, from the exons ATGGCGGCGAAGTTCGCTTTAGGGTCGGAACCGGTGGTGGGTTCCCTCGCACCCTCGAAGAAGAAAGAGTACAGAGTCACCAACAGGCTCCAAGAGGGCAAGCGCCCCCTATACGCCATCGTTTTCAACTTCATTGACTCTCGCTACTTCAACGTCTTCGCCACAGTCAGCGGCAATCGG gTGACTGTATTCCAATGCCTAGAAGGGGGTGTGATTGCTGTGTTGCAGTCTTACATTGATGAAGAT AAGGATGAGTCTTTTTACACTGTGAGCTGGGCATGCAATATTGATGGATCCCCGTTGCTTGTGGCTGGAGGAATTAATGGTATAATGCGCATCATTGATTGTGGCAGCGAGAAGATAGACAAG AGTTTTGTTGGCCATGGGGACTCAATAAATGAAATCAGGACTCAGCCATTGAAGTCATCACTTGTGGTGTCAGCAAGCAAA GATGAGTCAGTTCGGCTATGGAATGTTCAGACTGGAATATGTATTTTGATATTCGCAGGAGCAGGGGGTCACCGCAATGAAGTCCTGAGTGTG GACTTTCATCCTTCTGACATATATCGCATTGCGAGTTGTGGCATGGACAACACCGTTAAGATTTGGTCAATGAAAG AGTTCTGGACATATGTGGAGAAATCTTTCACATGGACAGATCTTCcgtcaaaatttccaacaaaatATGTGCAATTTCCA GTATTCATAGCCTCCATTCATACAAACTATGTTGACTGTAATAGGTGGCTTGGTGATTTTCTCCTCTCAAAG GGTACCGTTGACATCCTTCAAAAATACCCAGTTCCGGAGTGTGATATTTGGTTCATCAAGTTTTCCTGTGATTTCCACTACAATGCAGCCGCTATAG GGAATAGAGAAGGAAAGATTTTTGTTTGGGAACTACAGTCCAGCCCTCCGGTTCTTATTGCAAA GTTGTTACATCCTCAATCAAAATCCCCGATTAGGCAAACTGCTACGTCTTTTGATGGAAG CATCATTCTAAGCTGCTGTGAGGACGGAACTATTTGGCGTTGGGATGCTATGGAGAGTTCTTAA
- the LOC126615921 gene encoding polycomb group protein FIE1-like isoform X1 codes for MAAKFALGSEPVVGSLAPSKKKEYRVTNRLQEGKRPLYAIVFNFIDSRYFNVFATVSGNRVTVFQCLEGGVIAVLQSYIDEDKDESFYTVSWACNIDGSPLLVAGGINGIMRIIDCGSEKIDKSFVGHGDSINEIRTQPLKSSLVVSASKDESVRLWNVQTGICILIFAGAGGHRNEVLSVDFHPSDIYRIASCGMDNTVKIWSMKEFWTYVEKSFTWTDLPSKFPTKYVQFPVFIASIHTNYVDCNRWLGDFLLSKSVDNEIVLWEPKMKEQSPGEGTVDILQKYPVPECDIWFIKFSCDFHYNAAAIGNREGKIFVWELQSSPPVLIAKLLHPQSKSPIRQTATSFDGSIILSCCEDGTIWRWDAMESS; via the exons ATGGCGGCGAAGTTCGCTTTAGGGTCGGAACCGGTGGTGGGTTCCCTCGCACCCTCGAAGAAGAAAGAGTACAGAGTCACCAACAGGCTCCAAGAGGGCAAGCGCCCCCTATACGCCATCGTTTTCAACTTCATTGACTCTCGCTACTTCAACGTCTTCGCCACAGTCAGCGGCAATCGG gTGACTGTATTCCAATGCCTAGAAGGGGGTGTGATTGCTGTGTTGCAGTCTTACATTGATGAAGAT AAGGATGAGTCTTTTTACACTGTGAGCTGGGCATGCAATATTGATGGATCCCCGTTGCTTGTGGCTGGAGGAATTAATGGTATAATGCGCATCATTGATTGTGGCAGCGAGAAGATAGACAAG AGTTTTGTTGGCCATGGGGACTCAATAAATGAAATCAGGACTCAGCCATTGAAGTCATCACTTGTGGTGTCAGCAAGCAAA GATGAGTCAGTTCGGCTATGGAATGTTCAGACTGGAATATGTATTTTGATATTCGCAGGAGCAGGGGGTCACCGCAATGAAGTCCTGAGTGTG GACTTTCATCCTTCTGACATATATCGCATTGCGAGTTGTGGCATGGACAACACCGTTAAGATTTGGTCAATGAAAG AGTTCTGGACATATGTGGAGAAATCTTTCACATGGACAGATCTTCcgtcaaaatttccaacaaaatATGTGCAATTTCCA GTATTCATAGCCTCCATTCATACAAACTATGTTGACTGTAATAGGTGGCTTGGTGATTTTCTCCTCTCAAAG AGTGTTGACAATGAAATTGTGCTGTGGGAACCGAAAATGAAGGAACAGTCTCCTGGGGAG GGTACCGTTGACATCCTTCAAAAATACCCAGTTCCGGAGTGTGATATTTGGTTCATCAAGTTTTCCTGTGATTTCCACTACAATGCAGCCGCTATAG GGAATAGAGAAGGAAAGATTTTTGTTTGGGAACTACAGTCCAGCCCTCCGGTTCTTATTGCAAA GTTGTTACATCCTCAATCAAAATCCCCGATTAGGCAAACTGCTACGTCTTTTGATGGAAG CATCATTCTAAGCTGCTGTGAGGACGGAACTATTTGGCGTTGGGATGCTATGGAGAGTTCTTAA